One Lytechinus variegatus isolate NC3 chromosome 14, Lvar_3.0, whole genome shotgun sequence genomic region harbors:
- the LOC121427167 gene encoding uncharacterized protein LOC121427167 produces the protein MATTEVNITNETKMPITGNGYPVYSGYPPQQNYVTPGAPPSYQSVDTAQPTAVVVNHNVPHNQGIVRQAPSQQPIRDYTVFAVIVTILFCVPLGIVGIVKASEARNKRNLGDDEGAREAAQSAFRWSLSGLIIGSIVLAIVIVYYAVLQSQYIDFSY, from the exons ATGGCCA ccACGGAAGTAAATATAACAAACGAAACGAAAATGCCCATTACCGGTAATGGATACCCAGTTTATTCTGGCTACCCTCCTCAACAGAATTACGTCACACCCGGAGCCCCGCCTTCTTACCAATCAGTCGATACCGCACAACCCACAGCTGTTGTAGTGAATCAC AATGTTCCACATAACCAGGGAATTGTCAGACAGGCTCCCTCGCAGCAACCTATTCGAGATTATACTGTATTTGCTGTCATCGTCACAATCTTGTTCTGCGTACCATTGGGCATTGTGGGAATTGTCAAAGCATCTGAG GCGAGAAACAAGCGCAACCTAGGAGACGATGAGGGCGCCAGAGAGGCTGCTCAGAGTGCATTCAGATGGTCCTTGAGCGGTCTCATTATTGGATCTATTGTTCTGGCGATTGTCATAGTTTATTATGCAGTTCTCCAGTCCCAATATATTGACTTTTCATATTAA